Proteins found in one Amphiura filiformis chromosome 14, Afil_fr2py, whole genome shotgun sequence genomic segment:
- the LOC140169233 gene encoding uncharacterized protein — MRITLRLNVIETNYHLGGSVLSVVSEYPYLGLTMTNTLSWQKHINNITTRANRMLGLIRRNLRASPQKLKQQAYFTLVRPHLEYCCTVWNSHTKKLITQVENIQRRAARFVLGNYHQRESVTAMISELEWTSLEKRRQAASLQMMYKIHNQLIAINPNNYLTAMQPSAARSFHPSKYQIIPARVQVYQYSFFPRTVAWWNTLPDNILTSPLPEVFKGAVASRI; from the coding sequence ATGAGAATCACCCTGCGTCTGAATGTCATCGAAACCAATTACCATCTTGGAGGAAGTGTTCTATCCGTAGTATCTGAGTATCCGTACCTGGGCTTGACAATGACAAACACCCTCTCCTGGCAGAAGCACATTAACAACATCACCACTCGTGCCAATAGAATGCTCGGCCTCATTCGAAGGAATCTCAGAGCCAGTCCTCAAAAGCTGAAACAACAGGCGTATTTCACCTTAGTCCGACCACACCTGGAATACTGCTGCACCGTGTGGAACTCTCATACCAAGAAACTCATCACTCAGGTTGAAAACATACAACGTCGCGCTGCCAGATTTGTCCTCGGTAATTACCATCAAAGAGAGAGTGTGACTGCCATGATCTCGGAACTGGAATGGACATCTCTTGAGAAGCGAAGACAGGCAGCCAGTCTGCAGATGATGTACAAGATCCACAATCAACTCATCGCCATCAATCCCAACAACTACTTAACAGCGATGCAGCCTAGTGCCGCCCGGTCATTCCATCCAAGCAAGTACCAGATCATTCCAGCAAGGGTACAAGTCTACCAATACTCATTCTTCCCAAGGACTGTCGCCTGGTGGAATACCCTCCCTGATAACATCTTGACCTCGCCTTTACCAGAGGTCTTCAAGGGAGCGGTTGCAAGTCGCATCTAA
- the LOC140169232 gene encoding uncharacterized protein — MVFLPGSLESSPMNLVNPWPKSSINHTLKVQYHPSGRAVEGPIAKTERATWAELQQISKTDHFAKVAEGFMAKWLLEDLEKSIDPNQYGNRKGVSTTHYLVKLMDTLIMNSDKPGHLSSVVITYFSKAFDLGNHNVLINKFISLGIRPSVVTWIASFLDGREQSIRYRGQNSDWVKLKGGVPQGTHWPIWFCHRS; from the coding sequence ATGGTATTTCTGCCAGGCTCATTAGAGAGTTCTCCTATGAACTTAGTAAACCCCTGGCCGAAATCCTCAATCAATCATACTTTGAAGGTTCAGTACCACCCCAGTGGAAGAGCCGTAGAAGGCCCGATCGCGAAGACGGAACGGGCTACTTGGGCTGAACTGCAACAAATCTCAAAAACTGACCACTTTGCCAAAGTTGCAGAGGGTTTTATGGCAAAGTGGTTGTTAGAGGACTTAGAGAAATCTATAGATCCCAATCAATACGGGAACCGCAAAGGTGTTTCCACCACGCATTATCTGGTGAAATTAATGGATACTCTGATCATGAATTCTGACAAACCCGGTCACTTGAGCTCGGTTGTTATCACTTATTTCAGCAAAGCTTTCGATTTAGGAAACCACAATGTGCTCATCAATAAATTTATATCCCTTGGTATACGTCCCTCAGTAGTGACATGGATTGCCAGTTTTCTTGATGGTAGAGAACAGAGTATTAGGTACCGTGGTCAAAATAGTGATTGGGTTAAGTTGAAAGGTGGTGTGCCTCAAGGCACGCATTGGCCCATTTGGTTTTGTCACCGTAGTTAA